From the Gordonia bronchialis DSM 43247 genome, one window contains:
- a CDS encoding carboxylesterase family protein, with translation MNSSDSTVGDAGRRRFEPPCGPVLGVVDGLVVRARSIRYARADRFALPERVDRWIEPHEATSPAPACPQLPSPYLVETLGGPVTTQTPDEDCLRLTVTRPTDDTGDPLPVVVWVHGGSYVLGAGDDPHFDPDALVAEERIVFVAVTYRLGIFGFLGDGSPERPANLGLLDIMAALEWVQENVGAFGGDPDRITMMGQSAGGDAIAHLLAVPAERRLFRRAIVQSAPLGLRHNRTAMTTQMFDRTRHLDASSSVAEILDIQAELIADGPRYGLKGLMAFGPQYGHDPLPADEDIEKAWTRGASGIELLIGYNRDETDYFLPQVPRMDVVERVPIVGPLVRRLVSRTVTRIVYSRDIDRFARDHAAAGGTAIRYRIDWHVPTSAYGAAHCIELPLLFGSEADWESATLLTGAPWSQIADDGRVLRSIWGRFIRGEDLGAQAPPEAAGIVSYRPLRPRVPSQ, from the coding sequence GTGAATTCATCCGACTCGACCGTAGGCGATGCCGGCCGACGCCGGTTCGAGCCGCCGTGCGGTCCGGTCCTCGGTGTCGTCGACGGGCTGGTCGTCCGCGCCAGATCCATCCGGTACGCCCGGGCCGACCGCTTCGCCCTGCCCGAGCGTGTCGACCGATGGATCGAGCCCCACGAGGCAACCTCGCCCGCACCGGCGTGCCCGCAGCTCCCGAGCCCGTATCTCGTGGAGACGCTCGGCGGCCCGGTGACCACCCAGACCCCCGACGAGGACTGCCTGCGCCTGACCGTCACCCGGCCCACCGACGACACCGGCGACCCACTGCCGGTGGTGGTGTGGGTGCACGGCGGGTCCTACGTGCTCGGCGCCGGTGACGACCCGCACTTCGACCCCGACGCGCTGGTGGCCGAGGAACGCATCGTCTTCGTCGCCGTGACCTATCGGCTGGGCATCTTCGGCTTCCTGGGTGACGGCAGTCCCGAGCGGCCGGCCAACCTGGGGTTACTCGACATCATGGCCGCGTTGGAGTGGGTCCAGGAAAACGTCGGAGCGTTCGGCGGCGATCCCGACCGCATCACCATGATGGGCCAGTCCGCCGGCGGCGATGCCATCGCGCATCTGCTGGCGGTGCCGGCCGAGCGGCGTCTGTTTCGCCGGGCGATCGTGCAGAGCGCCCCGTTGGGGTTGCGTCACAACCGGACTGCGATGACCACCCAGATGTTCGACCGGACCCGCCACCTCGACGCGTCGTCGTCGGTGGCGGAGATCCTGGACATCCAGGCCGAGTTGATCGCCGACGGCCCGCGCTACGGTCTCAAGGGTTTGATGGCCTTCGGTCCGCAGTACGGACACGACCCGCTACCCGCCGACGAGGACATCGAGAAGGCCTGGACGCGAGGCGCTTCGGGCATCGAACTGCTCATCGGGTACAACCGCGACGAGACCGACTACTTTCTGCCGCAGGTCCCGAGGATGGACGTTGTCGAGCGGGTACCGATCGTCGGCCCGTTGGTGCGTCGGCTGGTGTCGCGGACGGTCACCCGCATCGTCTACAGCCGCGACATCGACCGATTCGCCCGCGATCACGCAGCCGCGGGTGGGACGGCCATCCGGTACCGCATCGACTGGCACGTCCCCACCAGCGCCTACGGCGCGGCGCACTGCATCGAGTTACCGCTGCTCTTCGGCTCGGAGGCCGACTGGGAATCGGCAACCCTGCTGACCGGCGCGCCGTGGTCACAGATCGCCGACGACGGGCGGGTCCTGCGGTCCATCTGGGGACGATTCATCCGTGGCGAGGACCTGGGCGCGCAGGCCCCGCCGGAGGCCGCCGGGATCGTGTCCTATCGGCCGTTGCGCCCGCGGGTACCGAGCCAGTAG